Below is a genomic region from Mustela lutreola isolate mMusLut2 chromosome 1, mMusLut2.pri, whole genome shotgun sequence.
CAAGCTTGTGTCCTGGAGCCAGCCTCTTCCCGATCGGCTGTGGCTGGCTCAGCTCCCACAGCTGACTACCGTGCCTCAAACTTGGCACCTCCTGACCTGACCTGGAAGAGCCCCGCTTGTCCCaggccctgctctccctctggtCCTGCCACAATCCAGAGGGTGGGACTGGGGAGCCCGAGAGGCAGGGACCACGGAAGTTAGGCCCCAAGCCCCTGGTCCTTCTGGGGTCCAGCACTTCCTACTGTCGCTCCGGCAGCCTCCTGAGGGCTGGCCCAGGCCTCTGTGGTCCTCCCGCCCGTGCAGTTCTCGCTTCTGACGGTGCGGTTATGGAAACCTGCTCCGAGGTGACAAAACACGATTACTAACCAGCTGGGTGACCACAGGAAAATCATTTAACCCCTCTGGCCTacaaatttcctcatctgtggggCCCTGCTGAGCTGTTGCAAGCATGGCGGGAGGCATGGTCTGTGGAAAATACCAGCGCGGTGCCTGGTTAGCAGAGCAGCTTTGCAATACATTTGAAGCCGAGGTATCTCACATATTTGGAAAAAGGCCAAGGGGAACGAGTTTGTCTAACCTAGAAGATTCTTAGGTCCtcaggtggggttggggggaggaaaagTCAGCTTCGTTGTAGCCCACAGCttggagcctctctctctctctgtctctcggcTCCTGAACTATACTGACCAGCCCTTCCTTGAGCTGGTTCCAGTCAACGTGGCATGGGGACCCCCTCCAACCCCGGGAGGGGCCACCGGACCACTGCAACCTCCTCTGTTTCTGTCCTTTGGTCAGACATCTTAGCTAGGCTGAGCTCCCCGGGGCAGGGACCCCgcaaagcttggaggaggcccaaAGCCGGCTCCCACATCCCTCAGTTACTGCATGGCTTCCAAGCGGGGCCTGACCCTGTTTGggaagcagagacagggaggctTTTGCTCCCATTTGCCCAGCAGGGCAGCGCTTCCTTCTCTGAAGGTTTTCCTGGAGCCTCTCCTCCCCCAAGCCCCCTGAGCATGCCCCCAGCCAGGGCTCAAAAGGAAACACACCCGTGAAGGTCATTAGTGAATatgtttggttttttcttttcttttctacccccccacttttttttttcttaagaaaggaGTCACAGGACTGTGTTCTGGCCCGCAGGGCCCCCCCTGAGCAAGACTGTCCCAGGGTCTGGCCTAGTCTCCGGGTTCAGCCAGCGGCTGAGAGCCCACGGAGGTAGTCCCCGGCCAGAGGCAGCACAGCCCAGTGGTCGGTGCGCAGGGCCACAGGCACTCCGCCGGCCTGGGCCGCCTCCAGTCGCAGCAGCAGCCTCGAGTCTGGGGGCAGGCGGATGGCCACATGGTAACTGGTGGGGGGCTGGGCCACCACCACAAAGGGCTCCAGGTGGCGGGACACCAAGGCCTCCAGCCCCTGCGGCCCAAGAGGGCACCAGAGGCGACTCTCCGCGCCCTTTGGCAGGCAGGAGTCCCAGAGCTCCTCAAAGAAGCCCTGCTTGTCCCCGTCGTTGGGGGCCTGGGGGAAAGGCAGGAAAAGGTCCTCGAAGTTCACGGGCACGGGTGGCAGGTGGGCGTGGCACGTGAGGCCGGCGGGGGTGGCGTACAGGGCGCGCACGCTCAGCTGCGTGGGAGCCGGGAGCCGGGGCTGCAGCGGCAGGAGCAGAGGGCTGCAGGGGCGGCCCGGGCGCAGGCAGGGCACGTGGACCGCGTCCAGCGGCGCGTACAGCTGGCCTTGCACGCGGAAGCGCAGCTCGAGAGAGAACACGGGCTCCAGCACCTCCACCTGGAGCTGCAGCACCGGGCCCGGGCCCGCTGCTCTGCGGGGCCCCACACTTAGCCGAATCGGGGCCGGGGCCTCCTGCACCATCAGCACGGCGGCAAAGCCCTGGTTCTCGGCCACCAGCGAGGAGGTCAGTGCCGGTGCGGCCAGAGAGGGGCCCAGGGCCACCCCTAGCTTAGGCCCCGCCAGGTGGGCCAGGAGGATGTAGTAGAGCCGGGCATGGTCCCGTCCATCAGGGTCATCCAGCTGCCTGGCCAGTGCCTGCAGCAAGTCGGCCAGGCCTTCCCGGACACCCGCCCGCATCAAGGTCCGGCAGACCCTCAGCAGAGCCTGCTGGAGGCCCCAGTCTGTGCAGTGGGCCGCCGCAGCTCGCAGGAAGCCTAGGGTGGCACTTGGAGCATTCCCGTCGGCCACTTTCGCCAGTATCTTCAGGTGCCAACGAAGGGCCTCGTCTCTGCCGGCTCTGGACACCACCTCCTGCCGCAGCACCGCTCTCAGGGGCTCCCCTAGCTCGGGGCCCACCCTATCCAAGAGATCCACAAAATGGGGAGCCAGCGCAGGCCGGGCTCGGTATAGCTCGGCCAGCCCGTGGGTCAAGGGCGTCAGCACCAGAGGTTGCGTGGCTAGGCAGCGAACGACCAGGTAGGAGGCCTGGAAGCAGAGAGCAGCCAAGGCCCGGGGGCCCCCATCCAAGGCTGCCCTCTGGCGCAGGCCAGCCAGCAGCTCCCCTAGGTAACGCTGGGGGCTCCAGCCCtggcctttctcctcttcttcatcttcGGCACAGAGCAGGCACAGCAGGTGCAGGCGGGCCAGGAGAGCCATCGGGTCATGAAGGAGACTGGGCAGGAGGCTGCGGCCCAGCCGGGGCCCCAGCAGCAGGGGGGCGGCCTCCTCCCCAGCAGGGCCTAGAGGGCAGTTCTCAGGGAAGCTCAGCAGACAGTGCAGGTAAAAGAGGTGGGCGGGTAGGGGCAGGGCGGGGTGCTGGGCGGCCAAGGTGAGCCTGCGGAGCAGCAAGGCCTCATCCTGGGCTGTGAACAGGGCTTCGCCAAAGGCCGCCTTGAGTGCCAGCACCGCATGCAGGAGTGCCAGCTGGGCCGTGCCCAGCAGCCGTACCAACTGTGGCTTGAAGAGCACTGGCGGCTGTCCCCGGAGACCCCGCAGAGCCCAGCCCAGAAGCCACAGAAGCTGGGCCTGAGCCACAGGAGTGAGTAGGTAGGAGGAGTCCAGAAGCTGGGCCACAGCAGCCCGCAGCTCCCGGGCCTCCTCAGGACTGGGCTCCAGCACTGCAAGGCCACACTCCTCGTCCTCGGCTGCCGGCCAGCTGGGTGCCTGAGGCTGTGGGTGGGCACCCCCCTCCTCAGCTAGTGCCCAGTTCCAGGGACCACCTGGGGTGGGCGCATCTCCGGCCACGAGCAGGCCCTGCAGTCCGGCCTTGGCCTTGGCCCGTATCACCAAGGCGTTGCGCAGAGCGAGTGCCAGCAGCAGGCTGAGCGGCTGGACCGGGCCTTCCTGCCCCAGCAGGCGCCGCAGCAGCCCCAGGCAGTCCCCCAGCAGCCCAGGCTTGCAGCTCTCCAGCTCCCGTAGGCACTCACAGGCCGTGGCCTGTAGGGGGCGCTGCTCCGAGGCGGGGCCAAAGCCTCGCCCCAGATCgcggccagaagccaagccaagaaGTAGTGGCAGGAGCCGGCGGGAGGCTCCCGAGGTGGGGCCCAGCGCGTCTCCGGCCGCCAGGACTGTGGTGGCCGCCAGCAGCAGGGGCCGCCGCAGGGCTGAGGGCCGTGGGGGCAGAAGGACCAGGGTGTCCAACAACGAGGTGGCCGCTGCCTCGGCTGCAGCAGCGTCCGGCCACAGCTGGGCTGGGTACTCCAAGCTCAGAGCCAGCAAGGAAACCTGGGGATGGGAGATTTAGGTGGGAATCACGAAAATGTGGTTCGAGCGCGGGGGTGCTGAGGTGACCAGATGGCCCAGGGCGGGGGGATGCACGCAGGACCTACCTTGGTCTGTTCGCTCAGCTTCTCACTTCTCAGTTCGATCAACAGGTCACGACCCAGATCCTCACCCTCGGGACCGGCCATGAAGGCGGACGGGCTGGCCCGGAAGGCGCCCAGGCGCTGGGCCCAGGTTTCCCGGCTCGGGGGTCCCATGGTGCCGCACCCAGGTCCCTGCGAAGAAGCGAAGGAAGGTCAGGCCCGCGGCCGCCAGAGGGCGCGCGAGCACCTGCACGCACCCCGAAGGGGCCGCCGTCACCCCAGGGCCGCCTCGCAAATCCCAGCCGCCCCCTGCCACGCGCAGACGCCAGCGGGGGACCCCGTGCCCGGACCCCGAGATAAAACCGAGAGGTCTCGGGGGCGACGCCGGAGCGGGCAACCAAGGGTCCCCGCGGGGCAGGGCCGCCGGCGCCCGGTGCGTGCCGAGAGCTCATTACGCCGCCCGCCCGCTGCCCGCACCGAAACCACAGCGCCGCCCCGGCCCCCGGCGCCCGCGGTAACGGGCCGGCCGCTCTCACCGCGCCTGACTCAGCCGCCGCGGGCGCTCGGGCCGGCCGGCTCCTTCCGGGCGGCGgcgcgcggcggggcggggcgcgcggcgcgtgggcggcgggggcggggccgtaACGGGGCCACCGcctcccctcccgccccgccAGCAGGTGCCGACTCGCCGGTTTCGCTGGGGCTGAGTAACTGTCCCGCTGCGTGCGGGGCCCCCCTTCCCCGAAACCGCCTCAGGCCCGGGCAGAGGCGGTGGAGCTGGGTGGGCCCAGGCTCCCGGATGCCGGGGTTCGGTCCGGGCGGGGGCCGCGATCCCAGAGCCTTCCGACAGCCCGGGCCCGCCGCGCCCGCGAGGATGGCCACCAGCCCGTCCCCCCTTGCCCACCTGCCGGCGTCCGGGCTCTCCGCACCCTGCGGAGGGCGTGGGGTGCGGGTCTCCGGGCTCCCAGGGTGTCCGCTGGGGGGTGTGCAAGGTGCGGTCCCAGAGCGCCCGCAGGAAGTGCTCCTCGCAGCCCCGGCCGAACCGGTCGGGCGGGCGCCTCCGGGCTTGGCTTCGCTTCTCCGACGCCGGCCccggccaccccccccccccccccggctgggCTTGGGGGCGCGGAGCCGGCGCCGGGGTCACCGCGGGCGGAAGCTGCTGACCTTTGTCTTAGGCCATACCAATAGCTGACAGTCGGCAAGGGCTGTGGCAGCCTAACCAGGGTAAAGCTGGCAGGGCAAGGCCATAATCCTGGAGGAAGCCGGAAAACAACGGGATGCCGACGTGCAGAGTGGCAGGGCCGGGTGGATCACAGGGCTCGCGGCAGGCCTGGCACGGACCTGGAAACGGAGACTTCGCCACTAAAGACCTCGGGCCAAGCGGTGCACCAATCCAGCACTCTTGGAATTCCAGAGGGCAGGATCGGAGCTGTTTGGCCACACTCGGGGGTCGCCTGTAGCTCCCAGAGCAGTATCTCCTGGGCCCGGAACCGCAAGGGCGGATGCCCCATTGACCGCTGGCTTCCGTGGCCCAGAACTGCCGGCGTCCAGGCCCCACAGGCTACAGTAAAGCCTTTAGCTCTAATTAGCCAGCTTTGAAGATGAAACAGACCTGAGCCCCCATGTTCTGGCTGCTGCCAACTcgtttctctcctttctccaggcTCCGCAGGCCCCTCCCCACCCGTCCTGCTGcccaccagaggggaggtggaaaaGAGGCTCTCTGGGCGCCGGCGGTGCCAGGGATGCCAGGGGGATGGAGACAGGGACCCGCCCCGAGGGACAGGTCCAGCTGGAAAGCCCGGTCCCAACTCTGGCTCTGGCTCCATAGTTGACTCACAGGCGGCAGCCCCAAACCACTTCCCTctaggtgcctcagtttccccatctataaaatgggagtgcTGACTCCCGCCCAAGAGACTGTGGGGTGGGGCAGCCCGGCTAATTAAACCTAAGATGAAAGAGGCCAGGATGAGAGCAGCCCTGGGAGGGAAGGCAGCTTGGGGGTAACAAGGAGCCTGTCTGGTTTCCCTGTCTGGGGCCCAGAGGGTGCTGATAACCACAGGCCCCTAGACCTCACCACtcacagggagagaggaatgaTTATTAAACCTCTTTTTACAGTTGGGGAGACAGGCTTCAAAGGGTCAGGAAGTCTGCCACTGGCTTTGGCCCGCATTTAGCCTCTGACCTTCAGCAGCGTTTCTGAGCTTTGGCTTCTTAGGGCCAGGGGTCTGGAAGGAGGGAACCTGTGTGTGGTTCCCGATGTGGTGGGTGCATGCACACGACTCCCAGGCTCACAGCCACCCTGGGGTACCCAGGGATGGCTACCATGcccagatgagaaaaccaaggctcggAGAAGTGCAGTCACTTGCCCCAAGTCATAGAACCTCTAAGAGGTAGAGGCTGGACCTCAGCAACAGCCCCCTACCGCCCCTGATGCCTTCCTTCCACATCAGCTACCCTCAGCCCTCGGAGGgtgtccaggtcctgggatgggcttTCCCCTTACCTGCCTGCCCAGATGTCCCTGCCCTGTTCCCCTCTAGGATGGCGGCACTGGTCTGTCCCTGGCACAGGCCAGGCAGAGAGTTAAGCTCAGCCCGTCAGCACTGCGCACGATCATTCCAAGTCTGCAGTCAGCGGGCCTGCCGGGGAAAGCGACCCCCCAGCCAAGAGGGCCCAGGTGTGGGCTGCAGCCAGGTAGCGGAGCAGCGAACTCCCCCACTTGAAGTTCACACctcattccttctctttctgctgagTTTCCAGCCTCCAGGGTGTAGCCCAGCTCCTGGGAGATAGACACAAGGCTTGGAAAAGGGAAAGTCAGTTTTCTGAGGggtcctgagcctcagttttctcatctgtaaaatggggacatggCCAACCCATCTTCTCAGCACTGGGTGCTCCCTGGGGATACAGAGATGTCTTAAAAAGAACACCTCAATAGGCAAATCCGTAGAGAGCAGAGTAATGGATGCCAGGAGCTTGgggaagagagaaatggggagtgactgctcatGTATACAGCGTTTCTTCTggggtgatgagaatgttctggaagaccgtggtgatggctgcacaactctgtgaagaTACCAAATCCCCTGAAGTGTATACTCTGAAAAGGTGGGTTTTATGGTCTATGAATTGTATCTAAATAAAACTACTAAAATGGTGTTAAAAGAAAAGCGGTCCCTTATATACAGAACACAAGACGCGGGAGGGGGACAACaaacaggacaaataaaaacttcaCAAAGGAAAAGATGCTGCCAGGAAAACAGGACGGGGTAATGGGtgaggcggtgggggtgggggacacttgGCTGAAACCTGAATGACAAGAGGTAAGCAGTCATCGGGTGGAGAAAAGCCACCTGGGAGGAGGCACAGCGGAGGAGAGGTCGGAACAGGACCAGGCTCTGGCCCGCCGGGAGGATGGCGGGCACCCGGCGTGCTGGCGCGCGCAGAACCAGCAGGAATGGTGAGGCCAGCGGTTGGGAGGTCGGGAGGGGCCAGAGTGCATCAAGCCCCCAAGATGTTATTCCAGCTGCCATGGGAGCCATGGGAGCCACGGGAGGTCTTGGGCTGGGGGGAGACAGCTggctgggtgggggggaaggggcttTCTGTGGCCTTGGCCCACGGTGGCAGCTGTGGATGGAGGTGTGGGCATATGCGGCTGATTTGGGCACCCCTGGGACTCAGCGGTGGGTAGATGTTAGGGTGACGGAAGAGGGGGGACAGATGACCCCAGGCTTTGGCCCTGAGTACTTGGTTCCAGTCTCCGCGGTGGGGAAGGCCATGGGAACTGAGGAGGGAATCAAGTCTGGCACCAGATGCGCAGCCACCGTGGAGAGCCTCACCTGGGTCCTTGGCCTTCTCTAGCAGGAACTTTTGGCTTCTCCCTGCACAGCTCCAGAGGCTCCAGATGGCCCAGAAATGCTCCTCCTCTGGCGACTGCCCCCTGCACCCCCCAGCTCCGGCCGAGGGAGCCTTCTGCCCACCTGGACATCGGGACAGTTGGGAGGCCCACGGGCAGGAACTCTGCAGAGGTGAAGGGGTCGGTGTCCTGACAGCACTCATGGTTGCTCAGGGGCCTGGCTGCCTCCCCGAGGCTATTGTTACCTGGCGCTGGAAAGGCCACTATGTGAGCCACACAGAGGCCTTGGTGGCCGTGGAACCATCAGCCTGCATGATGAGTCTATTTCCAAAGGCTGCTAGACTTCCGGCAAAAGCAAATCAACATCTCTTGACCTCTCTGAGGAACAGAGCTGGAACTAGgagccccactttacagatgtaTAAACTGAGGTCCTGACAGGTTAGGTGGCTTGCCTCGAGTCCCCAGAGACTGAAAGTCTGGGGCACCCAAGTGTCCTCACAGCACATCTCATCTCCTGGGAGCCCTTCAACCTCCCTACTTCCcagtccctgccctgcctctaCCCTCTCCCggcttccctgctgagccttGTCTGGGAACAGGAAGGGGTAGTTCAAGACCTTCTCCATCTAACTCCTGCCCCAGCTCTTTCTAGGCTTCTCAGGCTGGGAGCCCAGCATTCAAGGCGGGAGCCAGCCTCGACTTTTCGGGGAGCACCGTCCTGGCTTGCTTGCTGGAGTTCTGCCTTCCTTCACTCTCCTGTCCCAACACTATGCCAACAAGAGAGGTCCAGAACACCTAGAATCAGAGCTCATGGCTCCCTTTGCAGATCGCCAAGGCCACCATCACAGCCCTGCTCGGATAGTAGCGTCCTTACCAGTCTCTCTAGTACTCCATTCTACCACAGCTTCGCACCATACGGAGCCTCATGCGACATGGCACAGCCGCCTCTTCAACCTCAGTTCCCacatctgccttcccctcccaatcccacctcgTCTTTTGTTTCATCTCATGACACTAGCCTCACTCCTACTCTGGGGCCCCAGGTGTCCTTCTGGGGATCTGGCTCTCCCGCCGGCTCGCCCAGCCGGCCCCTACCTCTTGTTCAGACCTCAACACCCCGACCTGTGACTATCCCATCGCCGAAGTCATGCATCgcactttcttctttccttctttctctgtctgcctggcaCCACAGAATCATCAGTGCCAAGCAAATGGTGGGTGTTCGATATTTGTTGACTGAAggaaggagtgaatgaatgacatCTGACACTGTGTGGACGGAGCAGAAGGagcctgccctcatggagttcaCAGGTTAGCTCGGTGTTTATCCAAGTTCATGCACATTGTCTCATTCTAGGGCGGCTCAGGAACCACAGACTACACACCAGCAGCCTATTGGGCAAATCTGACCTGCAATGGTATTTTCTTTGACGTGttccatgggtttttttttaaagattttttttttttgaggggagcctgggtggttcagtcattaagggtctgcctttggcttgagtcacgatcccaggattctggaatcgagccctgcatcgggctccctgctct
It encodes:
- the AP5B1 gene encoding AP-5 complex subunit beta-1, whose protein sequence is MGPPSRETWAQRLGAFRASPSAFMAGPEGEDLGRDLLIELRSEKLSEQTKVSLLALSLEYPAQLWPDAAAAEAAATSLLDTLVLLPPRPSALRRPLLLAATTVLAAGDALGPTSGASRRLLPLLLGLASGRDLGRGFGPASEQRPLQATACECLRELESCKPGLLGDCLGLLRRLLGQEGPVQPLSLLLALALRNALVIRAKAKAGLQGLLVAGDAPTPGGPWNWALAEEGGAHPQPQAPSWPAAEDEECGLAVLEPSPEEARELRAAVAQLLDSSYLLTPVAQAQLLWLLGWALRGLRGQPPVLFKPQLVRLLGTAQLALLHAVLALKAAFGEALFTAQDEALLLRRLTLAAQHPALPLPAHLFYLHCLLSFPENCPLGPAGEEAAPLLLGPRLGRSLLPSLLHDPMALLARLHLLCLLCAEDEEEEKGQGWSPQRYLGELLAGLRQRAALDGGPRALAALCFQASYLVVRCLATQPLVLTPLTHGLAELYRARPALAPHFVDLLDRVGPELGEPLRAVLRQEVVSRAGRDEALRWHLKILAKVADGNAPSATLGFLRAAAAHCTDWGLQQALLRVCRTLMRAGVREGLADLLQALARQLDDPDGRDHARLYYILLAHLAGPKLGVALGPSLAAPALTSSLVAENQGFAAVLMVQEAPAPIRLSVGPRRAAGPGPVLQLQVEVLEPVFSLELRFRVQGQLYAPLDAVHVPCLRPGRPCSPLLLPLQPRLPAPTQLSVRALYATPAGLTCHAHLPPVPVNFEDLFLPFPQAPNDGDKQGFFEELWDSCLPKGAESRLWCPLGPQGLEALVSRHLEPFVVVAQPPTSYHVAIRLPPDSRLLLRLEAAQAGGVPVALRTDHWAVLPLAGDYLRGLSAAG